A window of Mangifera indica cultivar Alphonso chromosome 13, CATAS_Mindica_2.1, whole genome shotgun sequence contains these coding sequences:
- the LOC123194667 gene encoding beta-adaptin-like protein A: protein MAPPVQSQRSPSPSQPSGKGEVSDLKSQLRQLAGSRAPGVDDSKRELFKKVISHMTIGVDVSSVFGEMVMCSATSDIVLKKMCYLYVGNYAKVNPDLALLTINFLQRDCNDEDPMIRGLALRSLCSLRVANLVEYLVGPLGSGLKDNNSYVRIVAVIGVLKLYHISASTCIDADFPLTLKHLMLNDPDTQVVANCLCALQEIWSLEASTSEGALREREALLSKPIIYHLLNRIKEFSEWAQCLVLELVAKYVPSDSNDIFDTMNLLEDRLQHANGAVVLATVKVFLNLTLSMTDVHQQVYERIKAPLLTLVSSGSPEQSYAVLSHLHLLVMRAPFIFASDYKHFYCQYNEPSYVKKLKLEMLTAVANDSNTYEIVTELCEYAANVDVTIARESIRAVGKIALQQYDVNAIVDRLLQFLEMEKDYVTAEALVLVKDLLRKYPQWSHDCIAVVGCISTKNVQEPKAKAALIWMLGEYSQDMHDAPYILESLIENWDEEHSAEVRLQLLTAVTKCFFKRPPETQKALGAALAAGLADFHQDVHDRALFYYRLLQYNVSVAENVVNPPKQAVSVFADTQSSEVKDRIFDEFNSLSVVYQKPSYMFTDKEHRGPFEFSDELGNVSIGAESADNVVPANRVEANDQDLLLSTSEKEESRGPTHDGSSYSAPLYDSSSALVSATNSLSELAISNPTSAGNSLSTSLAIDDLLGLGLPAVPVSTPAPAPLPPPLKLNPKAVLDPGSFQQKWRQLGISLSQEFSMSPQGVAALTTPQALLRHMQGHSIHCIASGGQSPNFKFFFFAQKAEESSNFLVECVINTSSAKAQIKIKADDQGTSQAFSNIFQSALSKFNVS, encoded by the exons ATGGCTCCTCCGGTTCAGTCCCAACGGTCGCCTTCACCGTCTCAACCTTCAGG CAAAGGTGAAGTATCGGATTTAAAATCACAGCTCCGGCAGCTTGCTGGAAGCCGAGCTCCTGGTGTTGATGATTCGAAGCGTGAGCTTTTCAAGAAGGTGATCTCCCATATGACAATTGGTGTTGATGTTTCGTCTGTCTTTGGTGAGATGGTTATGTGTTCAGCAACATCAGACATTGTGTTGAAGAAAATGTGTTATCTCTATGTTGGGAATTATGCAAAGGTCAATCCTGATCTTGCACTTTTGACCATTAATTTTCTTCAAAGAGATTGCAACGACGAGGACCCAATGATCCGTGGGCTTGCATTGAGGAGCTTGTGTTCACTTCGAGTGGCGAATCTAGTGGAGTATTTGGTGGGTCCTCTGGGATCAGGGTTGAAGGACAATAATAGTTATGTTAGGATAGTGGCAGTCATCGGGGTTCtaaaattgtatcatatatcaGCTTCAACATGTATTGATGCAGACTTTCCACTGACGTTAAAGCATTTGATGCTTAATGATCCCGATACTCAG GTTGTTGCAAACTGTTTATGTGCACTACAAGAGATTTGGAGCTTGGAGGCAAGCACATCTGAGGGAgcattgagagagagagaagctcTGCTTAGCAAGCCTATTATATACCACCTCTTAAATCG GATCAAGGAATTTAGTGAATGGGCTCAATGCCTTGTGCTTGAGTTGGTTGCTAAATATGTACCCTCAGATAGCAATGACATATTTGATACCATGAATCTCCTTGAAGATAGACTGCAACATGCAAATGGTGCTGTTGTCTTAGCAACTGTTAAAGTGTTTCTAAATTTGACCTTGTCCATGACCGATGTTCATCAGCAG GTGTATGAAAGGATCAAAGCTCCTTTGCTAACCTTAGTAAGTTCGGGAAGTCCTGAGCAGTCTTATGCAGTTTTAAGTCACCTCCACCTTTTGGTGATGCGTGCACCATTTATATTTGCCTCAGATTACAAACACTTCTACTGCCAGTACAATGAACCATCTTATGTAAAAAAGTTGAAGCTTGAAATGTTGACTGCAGTGGCAAATGATAGCAACACATATGAAATTG TAACGGAATTATGTGAATATGCGGCAAATGTTGATGTCACAATTGCAAGAGAGTCAATCCGGGCTGTGGGAAAAATAGCCCTGCAACAATATGATGTGAATGCAATTGTTGATAGGCTTCTTCAGTTTCTAGAGATGGAAAAGGACTACGTGACTGCTGAAGCTctg GTCCTTGTAAAAGATTTACTTAGGAAGTATCCACAGTGGAGTCATGATTGCATTGCAGTTGTTGGATGTATTAGCACTAAAAATGTTCAGGAACCAAAGGCCAAGGCAGCTCTTATATGGATGTTGGGAGAATATTCTCAGGACATGCATGATGCTCCTTATATTTTagaaagtttaattgaaaattggGATGAAGAGCATTCTGCTGAG GTTCGTTTACAACTTCTTACTGCAGTTACGAAATGTTTCTTCAAGAGACCACCTGAGACTCAGAAAGCCTTGGGAGCTGCATTGGCTGCTGGCCTGGCTGATTTTCACCAG GATGTTCATGATAGAGCCTTATTCTACTATAGGCTCTTGCAATACAATGTATCTGTAGCAGAAAATGTGGTGAACCCTCCAAAGCAAGCTGTTTCAGTCTTTGCTGATACTCAGAGCAGTGAAGTCAAAGATCGCATATTTGATGAGTTTAACAGTTTGTCTGTGGTGTATCAGAAG CCTTCTTACATGTTCACAGACAAGGAACATCGTGGTCCATTTGAGTTTTCAGATGAGCTTGGAAATGTATCTATTGGGGCAGAATCTGCAGATAACGTTGTTCCAGCCAACAGAGTTGAGGCAAATGACCAGGATCTGCTTTTAAGTACTTCAGAGAAGGAAGAAAGTAGGGGTCCCACTCACGATGGTTCTTCCTATAGTGCTCCTTTGTATGACAGTTCATCTGCTTTGGTCTCTGCCACAAACTCACTATCAGAATTGGCAATTTCAAACCCCACATCTGCAGGCAATTCTTTATCAACTAGCTTAGCCATTGATGATCTACTTGGTCTAGGTCTGCCAGCAGTCCCAGTATCTACACCTGCTCCTGCTCCTTTACCTCCTCCATTGAAGCTTAATCCCAAAGCTGTTCTAGATCCAGGCTCTTTCCAGCAAAAATGGCGGCAATTGGGGATTTCTCTATCACAG GAATTTTCCATGAGCCCTCAAGGAGTTGCAGCATTGACAACACCTCAAGCTCTCCTCCGGCACATGCAAGGCCATTCCATTCACTGCATAGCTTCCGGTGGTCAGTCACCAAATTTCAAGTTCTTCTTCTTTGCACAAAAAGCAGAAGAATCGTCTAACTTTCTTGTCGAGTGTGTAATCAACACTTCATCAGCTAAAGCACAGATAAAGATAAAAGCAGACGATCAAGGTACATCACAGGCCTTCTCTAATATCTTCCAGTCAGCTTTGTCAAAGTTTAATGTATCATAA
- the LOC123193969 gene encoding GTP-binding protein At2g22870, whose translation MVIAQLPRLYLSVLTKPPLSLPTHFTVLPKHRFLFAPKSTLSTVEPIPISPVSEPETRLSISLEKLFVPPETQVSVDDPNLSTRILKGSNIVLSKYARDAQVVQAEFIKSSVRNEDCPSDGLPEFALVGRSNVGKSSLLNSLVRRKRLALTSKKPGKTQCINHFKINDNWYLVDLPGYGYAAAPQELRMDWEKFTKDYFLNRSTLVSVFLLIDASIPAKTIDLEYASWLGQNQIPMTLIFTKCDKRKKKKNGGKSPEEIINDFQELIRGFFQTAPPWIMTSSVTNQGRDEILLHMAQLRNYWLKH comes from the exons ATGGTTATAGCTCAGCTTCCAAGACTTTACCTTTCAGTCCTCACTAAGCCACCGCTATCTCTCCCCACCCATTTCACTGTCCTGCCAAAACACAGATTTCTGTTTGCACCCAAATCAACTCTCTCCACCGTTGAACCAATACCCATTTCTCCTGTCTCTGAACCCGAAACCCGGCTTTCAATTTCACTTGAGAAGCTTTTTGTTCCACCAGAAACCCAAGTCAGTGTTGATGACCCCAATTTGAGTACCAGAATTTTGAAGGGTTCTAATATCGTTTTGAGTAAATACGCCAGAGATGCTCAAGTGGTTCAAGCCGAGTTCATCAAGAGTAGTGTGAGGAACGAGGACTGTCCCTCTGATGGCTTGCCTGAATTCGCTCTTGTTGGACGCTCAAATGTTGGCAAATCTTCGCTTCTTAATTCACTTGTTCGAAGGAAACGCCTTGCTCTCACCTCCAAAAAACCAG GGAAGACACAATGCATCAATCATTTTAAGATTAACGATAACTGGTATTTGGTGGATTTACCTGGATATGG GTATGCAGCTGCCCCACAGGAGCTTCGGATGGATTGGGAGAAATTTACTAAAGACTATTTCCTCAATCGCTCAACTTTAGTCTCTGTATTCCTTCTCATAGATGCTAGCATCCCTGCAAAGACAATTGATCTTGAATATGCTAGTTGGCTGGGGCAGAATCAG ATTCCCATGACATTAATTTTCACCAAATGTGACAAGcgcaagaagaaaaagaacgGAGGAAAAAGTCCAgaagaaattataaatgattttcagGAGTTGATACGTGGCTTCTTTCAGACAGCACCACCATGGATTATGACAAGCAGTGTTACCAATCAGGGTCGTGATGAGATACTTCTGCACATGGCTCAACTGCGAAACTACTGGCTCAAACACTGA